A single region of the Eulemur rufifrons isolate Redbay chromosome 8, OSU_ERuf_1, whole genome shotgun sequence genome encodes:
- the TMEM69 gene encoding transmembrane protein 69 isoform X1, which produces MSRCSCDFAFHLPARLWQRLKYLFPRGLGAIRKTDTLSLKTSLQQNFSPWFPRPCLLSSFPVCMSKTQCYHTSPCSYKKKQKQAVLPARPPSTITYLPDSPKPALYVTLAGVIPFIAPPLFMLMTKTYIPVLAFTQMAYGASFLSFLGGVRWGFALPESSPAKPDYLNLANSTTPLVFSWFAFLISERLSEAIVMVIIGLGIALHLELFLLPHYPNWFKALRIVVTLLAFFSFVITLVVKNIYPEKGPKRPGQVE; this is translated from the exons ATGAGTCGTTGTTCTTGCGACTTTGCTTTCCACCTTCCCGCGCGACTGTGGCAA agGCTGAAGTACCTTTTCCCAAGGGGACTAGGAGCCATCAGGAAAACAGATACACTTTCTCTCAAGACATCTCTCCAGCAGAACTTTTCCCCTTGGTTTCCAAGGCCTTGCCTTTTGTCATCCTTTCCAGTGTGTATGAGCAAGACACAATGCTATCATACATCCCCATGCAGCTATAAGAAGAAGCAGAAGCAAGCAGTACTTCCAGCCAGGCCACCAAGCACCATCACTTACCTGCCTGACAGCCCAAAGCCAGCATTATATGTAACTTTGGCAGGAGTAATCCCCTTCATTGCTCCACCACTGTTTATGCTGATGACAAAGACTTATATCCCTGTATTAGCTTTTACTCAGATGGCTTATGGAGCCAGTTTCCTATCTTTCTTGGGAGGGGtcagatggggttttgctctgccAGAAAGTAGTCCAGCTAAACCAGACTATCTTAATTTAGCTAACAGTACAACTCCTCTTGTGTTTTCCTGGTTTGCCTTCCTTATTTCTGAAAGACTCAGTGAAGCCATAGTCATGGTAATAATAGGTTTGGGGATAGCATTACACCTTGAACTTTTTCTCTTGCCACATTATCCCAACTGGTTCAAAGCCTTGAGGATAGTAGTCACTTTATTGgcctttttttcatttgtaatcaCTTtagtagttaaaaatatttatccagaGAAAGGACCTAAGAGACCTGGTCaagtagaataa
- the TMEM69 gene encoding transmembrane protein 69 isoform X2 — translation MFHFIQKFSLASSKRLKYLFPRGLGAIRKTDTLSLKTSLQQNFSPWFPRPCLLSSFPVCMSKTQCYHTSPCSYKKKQKQAVLPARPPSTITYLPDSPKPALYVTLAGVIPFIAPPLFMLMTKTYIPVLAFTQMAYGASFLSFLGGVRWGFALPESSPAKPDYLNLANSTTPLVFSWFAFLISERLSEAIVMVIIGLGIALHLELFLLPHYPNWFKALRIVVTLLAFFSFVITLVVKNIYPEKGPKRPGQVE, via the exons ATGTTTCACTTCATCCAGAAGTTTTCTCTAGCATCTTCAAAG agGCTGAAGTACCTTTTCCCAAGGGGACTAGGAGCCATCAGGAAAACAGATACACTTTCTCTCAAGACATCTCTCCAGCAGAACTTTTCCCCTTGGTTTCCAAGGCCTTGCCTTTTGTCATCCTTTCCAGTGTGTATGAGCAAGACACAATGCTATCATACATCCCCATGCAGCTATAAGAAGAAGCAGAAGCAAGCAGTACTTCCAGCCAGGCCACCAAGCACCATCACTTACCTGCCTGACAGCCCAAAGCCAGCATTATATGTAACTTTGGCAGGAGTAATCCCCTTCATTGCTCCACCACTGTTTATGCTGATGACAAAGACTTATATCCCTGTATTAGCTTTTACTCAGATGGCTTATGGAGCCAGTTTCCTATCTTTCTTGGGAGGGGtcagatggggttttgctctgccAGAAAGTAGTCCAGCTAAACCAGACTATCTTAATTTAGCTAACAGTACAACTCCTCTTGTGTTTTCCTGGTTTGCCTTCCTTATTTCTGAAAGACTCAGTGAAGCCATAGTCATGGTAATAATAGGTTTGGGGATAGCATTACACCTTGAACTTTTTCTCTTGCCACATTATCCCAACTGGTTCAAAGCCTTGAGGATAGTAGTCACTTTATTGgcctttttttcatttgtaatcaCTTtagtagttaaaaatatttatccagaGAAAGGACCTAAGAGACCTGGTCaagtagaataa